Below is a genomic region from Deltaproteobacteria bacterium.
AAAGGCGTGGATGTGGTGTACGACGGCGTGGGCGGGGATATCTCGCTGGAAACGCTTCGCTGCGTAAACTTCGGTGCCCGCTTTCTGATTGTGGGCTGGGCCTCCACTCCACTTGTGGCCAAGGGCAAAGGCGGCCGCGGCGCACCCAATGCGAATCAGCTGCCAACCAACCTGATTATGATGAAGGGCCTCCAAGTGATGGGCTGCCCTATGGTCATCTCCACTCAAAAAGACCCCTCCATTCGCCCACCGCGGGTGGCGAAGCTTAAAGAATGGGCCGAAGCGGGAAAAATCACGCCCCATGTCTCCCATGTATTTGAGCTTGAAAATGCCAAAGATGCGCTCATCGCGCGCTGGAATGGCGATGTGCTCGGAGGCTGTGTGGTACGTGCCCGCAGCTGATTGCAGGAGCTGGTTGCTTCCCCGCTGAGAATAACGCAAAAATAGAATCCAAGAGGGGAAGTGATTCAAGCATGCATGAAAGCGTACTCGTCGTTGTTGCCAATAAGCGTTATTTAGACCCAGCCAAGGCCGTATTTTACGGTGCCCACGACCGCGGTGAATGGCCCGGCGATATGGCGCTGGTGGCCTTTCCCGATGTGAGTGAAGAAGATGCCCAGTGGTTTACCAGCCGCGGCATTGAAGTGATGCGCTTTGACACCCCAGTACCCACCGAAGGCTTAGAGGTTGCTCAGGCAGCTCAATTTCACAAACTCAACGTTTTTCGAACCGCCTTTAAAAAATGGAAGCGCGTGGTCTACCTAGACTGCGATATCCTCTTGCTTAGAAGCCTCGTTCCTCTGCTCAGCATCGATACCCAAGGCGGTATTGTTGTAGATGGTGAAGTATGGCCCGAAGGACTCGCCAGCCAGTTTGCACCCGAGGCTTCGCCGGAACTCTTTGCCAAGCTTGGCAATGAAGTGGAAGACCTATCCATCAACAACTTCAATACTTCGTCGATGGTTTTTGATACCTCCACTTTGCTAGAAGATACCTACGACACCATGGTGACCACCCTTAAAGATTATCAGCCTATTCTTAAAAACGGGGACCAGCCGGTTATCAATCTTTATTTCTACAAACGTTGGGTTCAGCTGCCGGAGAAAACCATTGGCTTTTTCCAAAGCGCCGATGCCGGCGAATACATTGGGCTCCACTTCTGCAATTGGAACGCGCCGTGGCAACTTAAAGGCACCAATATTGAAACCATGTGGTTAGAAAATCTCGCCAATGCGAACGCTGCAACCAGCTTAGTGCGTAAAGCTCCATGACCGCCGCGCCCTACACCCTTGCCTTGGTTCATGTTGGGCCAACTCTTCCGGAATACCTCGAGGATGCCATTGCTCAGGCAAGGCTTTTCAATACCTGCCCCATTGCGCTGATTGCCAACAAGCAAGCACTCTCGAGCTTTGACTTGGCCGCCCACGATGTAACCGGCGTAGCCATTGAATCTCTCGAGCAAACCGAAGCGCACCACGCGTTTAACAGCCACTCCCCCTTAGACAAAGAGGCTCTGGGCGGTTTTTGGCAATACACCAGCGAGCGCTTTTTCTATCTTCACGCTTTTATGCTGCAAGCGCCCAACCGGCCGGTGTTTCATATTGAAAACGATGTGATGCTTTACCGCAACCTGGAAGAGATTTATCCGCATATTCAAGGGCCCATCGCGGGCACCCTCGACAGCGACATTCGCTGCGTGCCGGGCTTTATCTACTTTAAGACGGCCGCGGCTCTTGGCCATGCAGCCGAATTCTTCGTAAACATCGTGCAAAACCATGCGTTACCAGATCTGAACGACATGATTCTCTGGGCCGCTTATTGGCGAACCTTTGGCAATGGATTCTTTACGCCGCTGCCGGTTATTCCTGCACATTACCCGCAGCCTTTATCCAGCCGCTCTGGCCATAATGTGCGCGACGCCAAAGTGTATTCTCACGGTTTTTCGACTTTGCAGTCTATCTTTGATGCAGCGGCCATTGGCCAGTACCTCGGCGGCGTGGACCCCCGTAATTCTCAAGGTGCCTCCACCGTAGGCTTTATCAATGAAAGCGCGGTGTATAGCCCTGATGCATTTGAGTATGCCTGGGAGCGCGGCGCTAAGGGTTTGTGGACACTCGTAGCAAGCCTTGGACAACGAAGCTTTGCCGTGAACAACTTACACATTCATTGTAAAAATTTAGAAGCGTTTCGCTCCGACCAAGACGGTGTACCCGGCATCAATCACTAAGCACGGTACTCATCGCCTCTTGGCGACTCTTTCCAATGGTGCGGCGCCAAAACCCTAAGCTGATTTCATCCATGGCATA
It encodes:
- a CDS encoding zinc-binding dehydrogenase yields the protein KGVDVVYDGVGGDISLETLRCVNFGARFLIVGWASTPLVAKGKGGRGAPNANQLPTNLIMMKGLQVMGCPMVISTQKDPSIRPPRVAKLKEWAEAGKITPHVSHVFELENAKDALIARWNGDVLGGCVVRARS